The Arachis hypogaea cultivar Tifrunner chromosome 14, arahy.Tifrunner.gnm2.J5K5, whole genome shotgun sequence genome has a segment encoding these proteins:
- the LOC112744575 gene encoding serine carboxypeptidase-like 25 isoform X1 codes for MDEQHHKKIFVVLHQVVVILLVMVVVVGPSSCVKGGEEEDRILELPGQPKVSFQQFSGYVTVNKVAGRALFYWLTESSQNSLRKPLVIWLNGGPGCSSVAYGASEEIGPFRVNRSASGLYINKFSWNSLANLLFLETPAGVGFSYTNRSSDLHDTGDRRTAKDSLEFVVQWLERFPRYKNRELYITGESYAGHYVPQLAREIITYNTNTKYPINLKGIMVGNAVTDNYYDNLGTVTYWWSHAMISDQTYRQLISTCDFHRQKESDECESLYSYAMDQEFGNIDQYNIYAPPCNNSDGSAATSRRAMRLPHRPRHPAVRQLSGYDPCTEKYAEIYYNRPDVQKALHANTTGIPYKWTACSEVLNRNWNDTDVSVLPIYRQLMANRIRVWVFSGDVDSVVPVTATRYALAQLKVATKIPWYPWYVKNQVGGWTEVYEGLTFATVRGAGHEVPLFKPRAALQLFKSFLSGSPLPKS; via the exons ATGGACGAACAACATCATAAAAAGATCTTTGTTGTTCTTCATCAAGTGGTGGTGATTTtgttggtgatggtggtggtggtgggaccAAGTAGTTGTGttaaaggaggagaagaagaagataggatCTTGGAACTTCCTGGTCAACCAAAGGTGTCTTTTCAACAATTTTCTGGCTATGTTACTGTCAACAAGGTTGCCGGTAGAGCACTCTTCTACTGGCTCACTGAATCTTCTCAAAACTCACTCAGAAAACCCCTTGTTATTTGGCTCAATGGAG GTCCCGGTTGTTCATCAGTAGCATATGGAGCTTCTGAAGAGATTGGCCCTTTCAGAGTAAATAGGTCTGCTTCAGGACTATACATTAACAAGTTTTCATGGAACTCACTGGCTAACCTCCTATTCCTCGAAACCCCGGCCGGCGTCGGCTTCTCATACACCAACCGCTCCTCCGACCTACATGACACCGGCGACCGCCGCACCG CAAAAGACTCTCTGGAATTTGTAGTCCAATGGCTAGAAAGGTTCCCACGCTATAAAAATAGAGAGCTTTACATCACTGGAGAGAGCTATGCTGGCCATTATGTGCCTCAACTAGCTAGAGAAATTATCACTTATAACACCAACACTAAGTACCCCATCAATCTCAAAGGAATCATG gtTGGAAATGCAGTAACAGACAACTATTATGACAACTTAGGAACAGTGACATATTGGTGGAGCCATGCAATGATCTCTGACCAGACTTACAGGCAACTCATAAGCACTTGTGACTTCCACAGGCAGAAGGAATCTGATGAGTGTGAGTCTCTATATAGTTATGCCATGGATCAAGAATTCGGAAACATTGATCAGTACAACATCTATGCACCTCCCTGTAACAACTCCGATGGCAGTGCCGCCACCTCCCGCCGCGCCATGCGCCTACCCCATCGCCCCCGTCATCCG GCAGTTAGGCAATTGTCCGGGTATGATCCATGTACGGAAAAGTATGCAGAGATATACTACAATAGACCAGATGTTCAGAAAGCACTTCATGCTAACACTACTGGAATTCCTTATAAGTGGACTGCTTGCAG TGAGGTTTTGAATCGAAACTGGAATGATACAGATGTATCAGTGCTACCAATTTATAGACAGTTGATGGCCAATAGAATAAGAGTTTGGGTGTTCAG TGGAGACGTAGATTCAGTGGTGCCGGTTACAGCAACTAGATATGCACTTGCACAGCTTAAGGTGGCAACTAAAATACCATGGTATCCTTGGTATGTCAAAAATCAG GTTGGAGGGTGGACTGAAGTATATGAAGGGTTAACATTTGCGACAGTGAGAGGAGCAGGCCATGAAGTTCCATTATTCAAGCCAAGAGCAGCTCTTCAATTATTCAAATCATTCCTTTCAGGAAGTCCTCTCCCTAAGTCCTAa
- the LOC112744575 gene encoding serine carboxypeptidase-like 25 isoform X2 → MDEQHHKKIFVVLHQVVVILLVMVVVVGPSSCVKGGEEEDRILELPGQPKVSFQQFSGYVTVNKVAGRALFYWLTESSQNSLRKPLVIWLNGAKDSLEFVVQWLERFPRYKNRELYITGESYAGHYVPQLAREIITYNTNTKYPINLKGIMVGNAVTDNYYDNLGTVTYWWSHAMISDQTYRQLISTCDFHRQKESDECESLYSYAMDQEFGNIDQYNIYAPPCNNSDGSAATSRRAMRLPHRPRHPAVRQLSGYDPCTEKYAEIYYNRPDVQKALHANTTGIPYKWTACSEVLNRNWNDTDVSVLPIYRQLMANRIRVWVFSGDVDSVVPVTATRYALAQLKVATKIPWYPWYVKNQVGGWTEVYEGLTFATVRGAGHEVPLFKPRAALQLFKSFLSGSPLPKS, encoded by the exons ATGGACGAACAACATCATAAAAAGATCTTTGTTGTTCTTCATCAAGTGGTGGTGATTTtgttggtgatggtggtggtggtgggaccAAGTAGTTGTGttaaaggaggagaagaagaagataggatCTTGGAACTTCCTGGTCAACCAAAGGTGTCTTTTCAACAATTTTCTGGCTATGTTACTGTCAACAAGGTTGCCGGTAGAGCACTCTTCTACTGGCTCACTGAATCTTCTCAAAACTCACTCAGAAAACCCCTTGTTATTTGGCTCAATGGAG CAAAAGACTCTCTGGAATTTGTAGTCCAATGGCTAGAAAGGTTCCCACGCTATAAAAATAGAGAGCTTTACATCACTGGAGAGAGCTATGCTGGCCATTATGTGCCTCAACTAGCTAGAGAAATTATCACTTATAACACCAACACTAAGTACCCCATCAATCTCAAAGGAATCATG gtTGGAAATGCAGTAACAGACAACTATTATGACAACTTAGGAACAGTGACATATTGGTGGAGCCATGCAATGATCTCTGACCAGACTTACAGGCAACTCATAAGCACTTGTGACTTCCACAGGCAGAAGGAATCTGATGAGTGTGAGTCTCTATATAGTTATGCCATGGATCAAGAATTCGGAAACATTGATCAGTACAACATCTATGCACCTCCCTGTAACAACTCCGATGGCAGTGCCGCCACCTCCCGCCGCGCCATGCGCCTACCCCATCGCCCCCGTCATCCG GCAGTTAGGCAATTGTCCGGGTATGATCCATGTACGGAAAAGTATGCAGAGATATACTACAATAGACCAGATGTTCAGAAAGCACTTCATGCTAACACTACTGGAATTCCTTATAAGTGGACTGCTTGCAG TGAGGTTTTGAATCGAAACTGGAATGATACAGATGTATCAGTGCTACCAATTTATAGACAGTTGATGGCCAATAGAATAAGAGTTTGGGTGTTCAG TGGAGACGTAGATTCAGTGGTGCCGGTTACAGCAACTAGATATGCACTTGCACAGCTTAAGGTGGCAACTAAAATACCATGGTATCCTTGGTATGTCAAAAATCAG GTTGGAGGGTGGACTGAAGTATATGAAGGGTTAACATTTGCGACAGTGAGAGGAGCAGGCCATGAAGTTCCATTATTCAAGCCAAGAGCAGCTCTTCAATTATTCAAATCATTCCTTTCAGGAAGTCCTCTCCCTAAGTCCTAa